From Bacteroides uniformis:
CAATGCCCGTGTTTTGAAGTAAAAAAAGAGAAGTGGTAACCAAGAAAAGGGAGGTGACAAAGCATGACAAAAGCTTTGCCACCTCATTTTTTATTCATACATTTGTTCTAATTAAGCAAAATGCGCATCAAACAAAGTTCAGCCGTATGAAGTACCCTATTGGAATACAGAGTTTTGAGAGCCTTATCAATGACGGATATATCTATGTGGACAAAACCGCCCTGATTTATCAGTTAGTACATACCGGTCGTTACTACTTCCTGAGCCGCCCGCGGAGATTCGGAAAGAGTCTGCTCATCAGCACACTGGAAGCCTACTTCAACGGGCAGCAGGAACTGTTCAAGGGACTGGAAATGGAACGGCTCGAAAAAGAATGGACGAAATATCCGGTACTGCATTTGGATTTGAACACGAGTAAATACGATGAGAAGAACAGTCTTATCGACATATTGAACGATACCCTCTGCCAATGGGAAAACATCTACGGAGCCGTCTCCAGCGAAGTCAACCCCGAACTGCGCTTCAAGGGAATCATCCGCCGCGCCTACGAGCAGACCGGCCAGCGCGTGGTCATCCTCGTGGACGAATACGACAAACCCATGCTCCAGTCCATAGGCAACGAGGAACTGCAGAACGAATACCGCAACACGCTCAAAGCCTTCTACTCCGTAATGAAGACGCAAGACCGGTATATCCGTTTCGGATTCCTGACGGGGGTGACGAAATTCGGAAAGGTCAGTGTGTTCAGCGACCTGAACAACCTGATAGACCTCTCCATGGACCGACAGTTCCAGACGCTCTGCGGAATGACCGACAAGGAGATACACACCTATTTTGAAGAACCGCTGCACCAGATAGCCGAAAACTACGGTATCACCTACGACGAAGTCTGCCTGCGACTGAAAGAACGGTACGACGGCTACCGCTTCCGTCAGAACGGAACCAATCTGTATAACCCCTTCAGCCTGCTGAATACGTTCCGTTCCTTGGAGTTCGGCAGCTACTGGTTCGAGACCGGCACCCCCACCTACCTTGTGAAACTGCTGAAAGACAACAACTTCTGTCTGCCCGACCTTACGAGTGAAGGAGTGACTGCAGAGACACTGACAGACGTGGAGTCGTTCAAGGATAATCCCATTGCCGTGATTTACCAAAGCGGCTACCTCACGATAAAGGAATATGACGAAGAATTCAACATCTATCGGCTGGGATTCCCCAACAAGGAAGTGGCCGAAGGATTCATCAAATATCTGGTTCCCTACTACATGCCGATAAAGGACAGTGAATCCGTCTATTAATAGATGAACAACAATGCCACTTGCTAAAAATGAAGCCAGCGCTTCACCTTATCCTTCAGATTTATATTGACCATGAAGCCAACCAACCACTTTTTAGCGGCCATAGGCATCATATAGAACAGAAGAAAAGGAAGCAGCTTCATCAAATTTTTATCCAAATGCCAATGTGACGGATAAGAAAAATGGCGGGATAAAAGATTTTCCAGATATTGCCGCTTCTTCTCCGGCGAAATACATGCAGAAGCATATACCCGGTTGGCATGATAAAGGCTCATTTTCATGATGTCCAACATCAGTCCGTTATAGAAAGACTCGCCGGTCAAAGAGTGTATATACCCAGACTTCAACAACTGCGTACCAATATATTGTTCTGTCAAAAACTCTGAATACCCTTGCAGCTCTTTCAAACTGGTGACCGATTGAGGATTATAAGTAAAGAACAGTGTACAATCCGGCAACAAGCGGCAAGAACGGGCCCGCAATATCACTTGATACGTAAACCAAGGGTCATCAATCAGATAATGAGGAATACAACGAACCTCATTTTTGCGCAGAAAATCCGTCCGATAAAGCTTGTTCCAAGTAGCTACAAAGATATTCTGCCCCCGTCCGTAACGATATTTAGCCACTGCATAATCTCCATCAGTAATTAGAGTATCCTCGTACTGGCATCCACCGGGATACACTTTTCCTTCCAAATCACGCCGGACGAAGGATGCCGCCACAAAATCCACTGGATGTTCCTGCATCTTATTATACAGCAATTCAATGCACTCCGGTATAAGCACATCGTCGCAATCCATTGTAAACAGATATTCCCCCGTCGCCTTCTCGACAATGGTATTACGTGCCGCCCCCGTACCCTGATTGACCACTTGGTCGATAATACGGACAGCACTTCCGCGTGGATGTTCCCCGGCTACCCTGCGAACTATATCCATACTATCCCCTTTATCATCGACAAAAATAAATTCAATGTTCGGATACGTTTGGTTAAGGGCAGACAATAATGTACGCTCTATAAGACCCGCAGCATTATAAATAGGTATGCCCAGCGTTATAAGCGGAAGAGTATTCATCTTTTTATCCATCGTTTCATTGTACGTAAAAAACGTTGCACATCCAGTATCAACAGAGGGGAAAGCGAAGCCAGACATAAGACAGCATAATCAATGGACAACCGGAAAGGCAATCGCTCTAACGCCGACCTTAGAGCCAATCTCTCCCGGCCAATGAACTCGCCTTTCTCTTTTCTATTATCACAAGCTGTATCCAGCCAAATGTGTACCCGTCGTATATCGTGTACACAAACCCTCATCCAGAAATCAGGGGCCGGATGTTCTTTCACATAGTCACTGTGGTTTTCGAGCCCTTCCAATAAAGACTCTATAATTCTTTTCTGATTATCAACATGATGAGACACCGACTGACTACGCATCCGATAATAATAAGCATCGACCGGAAGTGAACAGACAGCATTGGCATGATAAAAACAAAGAGGATTCAGCACACAATCCTCTGCCTTATTCCCTGGAATATAACGCAAACGGTGCTTTATCAGCAGGTCACGGAGTATCAAGCGATTGGTCAGTACCGGATTGTAATAGAAATCCTGATAGAGCTCTATCCCCGTCTTTATCGGTGATTCAGGTACGTCAAATCCGACAAAACGCCTGCATTTGCCGTCTTCAAAAGCCACATTATTGAATATCAGCATGTCCAAATGGCTTTCGCGGGTCTTCTCATAAAAACGAGACAACAAGCCGGGAGCAATGAAATCATCGCTGTCAACAAACCAGATGTATTTGCCGACCGCCTTTTCAATGGCTTCATTCCGAGTTTCAGCCGCTCCGGAATTAAGATGGGTAAAAACACGGATATTAGCATAATCAGCCCCATATTTCTGTGCTATCCGCAGACTTCCGTCAGTAGACCCGTCATCATAGAGTATTATCTCATATAGCTCTGACGGAACATCCTGATTCAACAAGCTATCTACACATTCAGACAGATAATCTTCCACATTGTATACCGGAACAATAAAACTCAGCCATTTCTCCATAAATTCATTATTCAACCATTTACCTACAAAAATACACAAAAAAAGGGAGCATACTATTTTTTTGTGTACTTTTGCTGGTAATAACAAAAAACTTATGCCTCAGGAGTCACGCCTTAAAAAATCATTGCTCAATGCGCGGGTTAATCTCATTTTTTATTTCCTGAGTTTAGCCCTATCATTTTTTTCCAGAAAAATCTTTCTGGATGCATTGGGCGCAGACTTTATGGGGCTGATAGGTACACTGAACAATCTCTTGGGTTTTCTGAACCTTGCAGAATTGGGTATCAGCACAGCCATCGGCTACGTTCTGTATAAACCCCTCTTTGAACACGATGAAAAGAAAATCAATGAAATAATTTCCGTTTTCGGTTTCATCTACCGCCGTATCGGTTTTATCATTCTAAGTGCAGGATGTGCCTTGGCATGCTTCCTGCCCTTGATATTCCCCAATAATGTCTTTGATTTAGGCGTCATCTATTTTGCATTTTTCTCGTATCTGACCACTTCACTAATAGGATATTTTGCCAATTACAAGCAAACCCTTTTGGGAGCAGACCAGAAGAACTATGTAGTGACAGCCTATTTTCAAAGTGCCGTACTGATAAAGACTTGTCTGCAAATGGGATTAGTCTATTATACGGGCAACTATTACCTATGGATTAGCCTGGAACTTCTGCTGGGCATTGTCTATTCCATTATCCTGAACTGGAAAGTCAACCAGGTATACCCTTGGCTGAAAAGCGAAGTGAAACAAGGAAAGCTGCTTTTCAAGAAATATCCGGAAGTAACCCGGTATACCAAACAGCTCTTTGTCCATAAACTGGGCAGTTTCGTACAGTTCCAAACCACTCCCTTCCTGGTATATGCCTTCGTCTCACTCAAAACTGTGGCTTACTATGGGAACTATACGCTCATTATTGATAAGATAAGTATATTTATCAGCAACCTATTAGGGAGTACCAATGCAGGAGTAGGTAACCTGATAGCCGAAGGTGATTCCAAACGTATCCAGCAAGTATTCTGGGAGTTGATGGGTATCCGTTTCTTGATAGCCGGAACCATTTCATTTGCCCTGATTCGACTGACCGGCGCTTTTATTTCATTATGGCTGGGAAGTGAATACGTATTGCCCCAACATATTCTGTATCTGATTATCATCAACTCGTTCATCAGCTACACCCGAGGTGCCATAGACCAATTTACCTATGGGTATGGTTTATTTCAAGATACTTGGGCTCCCATTGCGGAAGTAATCATCAACCTGACTGTTGCCATCATTGCCGGACATTTTTGGGGACTGCCGGGAATTTTGATGGGCAACATAACCAGCCTATTTCTCATCATAGTCATTTGGAAACCTTACTTTCTTTATTCGCAAGGATTCAAAATACCCGTTCTTCACTATTGGATGGGCTACATCAAGCATCTGCTGATTATACTGCTGCCGGGAATAGTATGCTACCATCTCTATCCAAGCAATGACTTTACACCGGAAAGCTCTTTTACACATTGGATTCTCTATGGAATGATTCTGATTTCCACTTATGGGATATTGACCTGCTCGTTGCTCTATCTTTTCACTCCGGGCATACGTGCATTCGCTCACCGGATACTGAAAAGGCATCATTGACGAGCTGTTGATTTCAGTCGGTCAAAGGCATTTTCCCACTCGTCCGCCACATTCTGTATGTCAAAGCGCCTCACATACTGCACACAATTTTTTGACATCTCCCTGCGCAGTTCTTCATCTTTCATCAATGAGCCCAACTTCCGGGCAAACTCCTTATGCGAGAACGGAGGAACCAACAATCCGTTCTTCCCATCATCAATAATATCTGTGATAGCTGCATACGAATTGAACGCCACCGGAACCGCCCCGAATGTCATGGCTTCGGTCAATACCATTCCCCACCCTTCAAAGTCACTCGTCAGACATAGGATGCTTGCATCCCGGTAAAATGGTTCAGGGTCTTGCCAACCGGTGAAAACAACCCGTTCCATCTTTAAGGCTTTCTGTTCCAATGTCTGCCTTATCGGCCCGTCTCCCACAATGACCAACTCCCAATCGGGAAATTTTTTATATATACGCTTCCAGATATCAATCAGCCGTCCTACACGCTTCTGGCGCCACTCTATCCGGCCTACATACAATATCTGCTTCTTCTTGAGAAAATCTGTATTTTCTTGAGCAGGATATGTATTCGGATTGGGGATGGCAATCACCCGGCTCAAATCTTTTGAATATATCTGCCACAAATCAGGAAGAAATTTCAAGGAAAGTAAACATAATGCATCTGTATATCGAAAAATGCCTCCATAATCTGATTGTAATGTACGCTTGTAATCATACTTAAGCATGGGAATTTTGAGGATACGGGCCACCTTTCTGATTTTTCCCATGATTGTGTTTTTTCCTGATACCCACATTACGAACTCTCCCAAATGATGATATATGCCAAGAGGATTATAATGTATCACGGAAATAATATACACGTCCCGCAAGGTTTTAGAGAAGGAATATAATGTATAATAAGTCTGCGGGTCCTGGTCTATGACCATATCAATACGGTGCTCTTGCAGGAAACTACGGAAAAACAACCCGTTCTTTTCTACTTTCCGAACCTGATATGGGAAAAAATAAGAGGATGCAGGATATGCATAATCCATGCGGCTTTCATCCCGCACACTATGTAAACAAAGAACATGGTGTCCCCGTCTTATGAATTCACGGCACAAAAGGTCACTTACTCTTTCAATCCCTCCCCGTTGGGGATGGAACATGACAGGATGTATAAACAAGATATTCATAATGCCCTCCGTTATTTCGCTCCAAACATTTTCTTGAATTTTATACCTGACAAGAAACGCATCCACCCATCAAAAGCCGATGCCCCCACCCTGCAAAGCAAGAATTTGCCCAACACATCCGCTTTATACTGTGGAAGAAAAAATCGTCTTATCCATTCTTTGTCTGATAAAAGGACTTGATGTAAAAAAGACAACCGTTCCTGCCGGGTATACTTATGCTCTGGTTTATAGATGGCCAAAATCACTTTATGGAAAAAGACAGTCAATGAATTCCATGTTCTATCCAGTGAGCTATCCTCCAAATTAAATTTCTTTTGATACACATAGACCCTTTCCAAAAAATTGGAGAATGCTGCATATTCTGCCGGAAAGCTGTTTATACGCACAGACAACACATCTACAGAATACCCTACTCTATAAACGTAATTATTGTAATCACGAATAACCATAAAATCCGCATACATCAGGTAGTCCAACATAAACAGCATATCTTCCAGTCCGGAAACAAAAGGAACAAAGCCCACCCGGTATTGCTTGATAATCCGATGGTCGTATAGCTTGCTGCCTGCGTACGCAACACGCTTGTCTATCAAGTCTGTCAATATAAGATACATCTGTTCCGAAGCTATATCTTGTTCGGGAACGTGAAACGTTTGAAAGTCCCCATTTGGCAGATACGCATCAAGAGAACCGACTATTACTCCCTCCTTCGTTTTATCGGCAGGCAATGCACCGTACAGCCTTTCAAGATAACAAGGCTTTACATAATCATCTGAATCAATAAAGGTTACATATCTTCCACGAGCATTCATCAAACCAGTATTCCGGGCACAGCTCAATCCTGCATTAGCCTGATGGAACACCCGTATCCTCGTATCCTTCCCGGCATACTCTTCACAAATCTCCCCACAACGGTCAGGGCTCCCGTCATCTACCAGCAACAGCTCAAAATCCGTAAAGGTCTGTGCAAGAATACTGTCAATGCACTGGGGCAAGTACTCTTCTACCTTATAAACGGGTACTATAACGGATATTTCCGGAAGATTATTCATATTCGCTCATTTTGCATGAAACACTGCCTTCATTTTTATAGACAACACCAACAAATAGTAGGCTGACTTTACAAAAGCCTTAAAATACAGATAGCCGGCATACGTAGGAAGCACATAATGGATGTTCTGCAGCATCAGCTTCCATTCGGGACGCAGGCCCGTCATCTCCAACAAAGACGCATACTTTTTGTTCCTGAATACCAAATAACTCTGATAATGAAAGGATGTGTCTTTCGTGAAATACAGAATACGGTCAAAATATTTCGCCTTCAGACTCTCAAAGTATATATATATCAGCCGGTTATCCTGCAAACACCGGGAAGACCGGATAAAGTCGTAGATATAACCAAGCACCAGCACACGACATTCCAAATTACGCATAGACGGCGCTCGCATGATGGAATCTGGCTGCATGGAATAATAGTAAGTGGTCTCATTGACGACATACATACTTTGAGACATACATGCCAACTTAAATGACCATAAATCATCCTCGTGTACAATGCCCTCCTGGAAGTAGAGTTTATGCTGCAAAACGAGGGGACGACTCACCAGCTTGTTCCATGCCATGACATACCATTTTCCCTGCACATAAGTGGAAAGTACAAGAGCATTCCCTTCATAAAACCCGGTGCCTAATGATAAAGGAGGAGCCCAACGTCTGGCGCCGGTCACCTCGTAATTGCCTATCACAAAATCCGGTCGCTTCTGCACCGCTGCATCCGCCAAAAGCTCTATT
This genomic window contains:
- a CDS encoding glycosyltransferase family 2 protein is translated as MNNLPEISVIVPVYKVEEYLPQCIDSILAQTFTDFELLLVDDGSPDRCGEICEEYAGKDTRIRVFHQANAGLSCARNTGLMNARGRYVTFIDSDDYVKPCYLERLYGALPADKTKEGVIVGSLDAYLPNGDFQTFHVPEQDIASEQMYLILTDLIDKRVAYAGSKLYDHRIIKQYRVGFVPFVSGLEDMLFMLDYLMYADFMVIRDYNNYVYRVGYSVDVLSVRINSFPAEYAAFSNFLERVYVYQKKFNLEDSSLDRTWNSLTVFFHKVILAIYKPEHKYTRQERLSFLHQVLLSDKEWIRRFFLPQYKADVLGKFLLCRVGASAFDGWMRFLSGIKFKKMFGAK
- a CDS encoding glycosyltransferase family 2 protein; its protein translation is MKVSIIVPVYNVAKYIERCLLSVLDQTWQDLEVILVNDCTPDNSMEIARRVVASHPRGTVVRCLEHEENRGLSAARNTGISASVGDYLYFLDSDDYISANAIELLADAAVQKRPDFVIGNYEVTGARRWAPPLSLGTGFYEGNALVLSTYVQGKWYVMAWNKLVSRPLVLQHKLYFQEGIVHEDDLWSFKLACMSQSMYVVNETTYYYSMQPDSIMRAPSMRNLECRVLVLGYIYDFIRSSRCLQDNRLIYIYFESLKAKYFDRILYFTKDTSFHYQSYLVFRNKKYASLLEMTGLRPEWKLMLQNIHYVLPTYAGYLYFKAFVKSAYYLLVLSIKMKAVFHAK
- a CDS encoding glycosyltransferase encodes the protein MEKWLSFIVPVYNVEDYLSECVDSLLNQDVPSELYEIILYDDGSTDGSLRIAQKYGADYANIRVFTHLNSGAAETRNEAIEKAVGKYIWFVDSDDFIAPGLLSRFYEKTRESHLDMLIFNNVAFEDGKCRRFVGFDVPESPIKTGIELYQDFYYNPVLTNRLILRDLLIKHRLRYIPGNKAEDCVLNPLCFYHANAVCSLPVDAYYYRMRSQSVSHHVDNQKRIIESLLEGLENHSDYVKEHPAPDFWMRVCVHDIRRVHIWLDTACDNRKEKGEFIGRERLALRSALERLPFRLSIDYAVLCLASLSPLLILDVQRFLRTMKRWIKR
- a CDS encoding lipopolysaccharide biosynthesis protein, with amino-acid sequence MPQESRLKKSLLNARVNLIFYFLSLALSFFSRKIFLDALGADFMGLIGTLNNLLGFLNLAELGISTAIGYVLYKPLFEHDEKKINEIISVFGFIYRRIGFIILSAGCALACFLPLIFPNNVFDLGVIYFAFFSYLTTSLIGYFANYKQTLLGADQKNYVVTAYFQSAVLIKTCLQMGLVYYTGNYYLWISLELLLGIVYSIILNWKVNQVYPWLKSEVKQGKLLFKKYPEVTRYTKQLFVHKLGSFVQFQTTPFLVYAFVSLKTVAYYGNYTLIIDKISIFISNLLGSTNAGVGNLIAEGDSKRIQQVFWELMGIRFLIAGTISFALIRLTGAFISLWLGSEYVLPQHILYLIIINSFISYTRGAIDQFTYGYGLFQDTWAPIAEVIINLTVAIIAGHFWGLPGILMGNITSLFLIIVIWKPYFLYSQGFKIPVLHYWMGYIKHLLIILLPGIVCYHLYPSNDFTPESSFTHWILYGMILISTYGILTCSLLYLFTPGIRAFAHRILKRHH
- a CDS encoding glycosyltransferase, which translates into the protein MGKIRKVARILKIPMLKYDYKRTLQSDYGGIFRYTDALCLLSLKFLPDLWQIYSKDLSRVIAIPNPNTYPAQENTDFLKKKQILYVGRIEWRQKRVGRLIDIWKRIYKKFPDWELVIVGDGPIRQTLEQKALKMERVVFTGWQDPEPFYRDASILCLTSDFEGWGMVLTEAMTFGAVPVAFNSYAAITDIIDDGKNGLLVPPFSHKEFARKLGSLMKDEELRREMSKNCVQYVRRFDIQNVADEWENAFDRLKSTARQ
- a CDS encoding glycosyltransferase family 2 protein, which produces MDKKMNTLPLITLGIPIYNAAGLIERTLLSALNQTYPNIEFIFVDDKGDSMDIVRRVAGEHPRGSAVRIIDQVVNQGTGAARNTIVEKATGEYLFTMDCDDVLIPECIELLYNKMQEHPVDFVAASFVRRDLEGKVYPGGCQYEDTLITDGDYAVAKYRYGRGQNIFVATWNKLYRTDFLRKNEVRCIPHYLIDDPWFTYQVILRARSCRLLPDCTLFFTYNPQSVTSLKELQGYSEFLTEQYIGTQLLKSGYIHSLTGESFYNGLMLDIMKMSLYHANRVYASACISPEKKRQYLENLLSRHFSYPSHWHLDKNLMKLLPFLLFYMMPMAAKKWLVGFMVNINLKDKVKRWLHF